The following are encoded in a window of Dromaius novaehollandiae isolate bDroNov1 chromosome 11, bDroNov1.hap1, whole genome shotgun sequence genomic DNA:
- the ZIC3 gene encoding zinc finger protein ZIC 3 produces the protein MTMLLDGGPQFPALGVGGFAAPRHHDMAGRDAAAAGMGLGAFGDSSHAAAAAFKLNAAPHDLAAGQSSAFTPQAPGYASALGHHHHHHHHHHHHAGQVPSYGGAAAFNSTRDFLFRNRGSGIAEAAPGAAQHGIFGGSAGGLHGPGGLAESPGYLLFPGLHEQSPSHTSPTGHVDNGQMHLGLRGELFGRPDPYRAVSSPRTDPYAGAQFHNYNPMNMNMGMNVAAHHHHHHGPGAFFRYMRQPIKQELSCKWLDESQLSRPKKSCDRTFSTMHELVTHVTMEHVGGPEQNNHICYWDECPREGKSFKAKYKLVNHIRVHTGEKPFPCPFPGCGKIFARSENLKIHKRTHTGEKPFKCEFEGCDRRFANSSDRKKHMHVHTSDKPYICKVCDKSYTHPSSLRKHMKVHESQGSDSSPAASSGYESSTPPAVGSAGSKDSTKTPPAALQSNPGHNPGLPPNFNEWYV, from the exons ATGACGATGCTGCTGGACGGAGGGCCGCAGTTCCCGGCGCTGGGGGTGGGCGGCTTCGCGGCGCCCCGCCACCACGACATGGCCGGCcgcgacgccgccgccgccggcatgGGGCTCGGCGCCTTCGGGGACTCCtcgcacgccgccgccgccgccttcaaGCTCAACGCGGCCCCGCACGACCTCGCCGCCGGGCAGAGCTCGGCCTTCACCCCGCAGGCGCCGGGCTACGCCAGCGCGCtgggccaccaccaccaccaccaccaccaccaccaccaccacgccGGGCAGGTGCCCTCCTACGGCGGCGCCGCTGCCTTCAACTCCACGCGCGACTTTCTCTTCCGCAACCGCGGCTCCGGCATCGCCGAGGCCGCCCCGGGCGCGGCGCAGCACGGCATCTTCGGCGGCTCGGCCGGCGGCCTGCACGGCCCCGGCGGCCTCGCGGAGAGCCCGGGCTACCTGCTCTTCCCGGGGCTGCACGAGCAGAGCCCCAGCCACACGTCGCCCACGGGGCACGTGGACAACGGGCAGATGCACCTGGGGCTGCGCGGGGAGCTCTTCGGGCGGCCGGACCCCTACCGCGCCGTCTCCAGCCCCCGCACGGACCCTTACGCCGGGGCCCAGTTCCACAACTACAACCCCATGAACATGAACATGGGCATGAACGTGGCggcccaccaccaccaccaccacggccCCGGCGCCTTCTTTCGGTACATGCGCCAGCCCATCAAGCAAGAGCTCTCCTGCAAGTGGCTCGACGAGAGCCAGCTCAGCCGGCCCAAGAAGAGCTGCGACAGGACTTTCAGCACCATGCACGAGCTGGTGACCCATGTCACCATGGAGCACGTCGGCGGCCCCGAGCAGAACAACCACATCTGCTACTGGGACGAGTGCCCGCGGGAGGGCAAGTCCTTCAAGGCGAAATACAAACTGGTGAACCACATTCGCGTGCACACGGGGGAAAAGCCTTTCCCCTGCCCCTTCCCGGGCTGCGGGAAGATCTTTGCCCGCTCGGAGAACCTCAAGATCCACAAGCGGACCCACACAG GTGAGAAGCCCTTCAAGTGCGAGTTCGAGGGCTGCGACAGGCGCTTCGCCAACAGCAGCGACAGGAAGAAACACATGCACGTCCACACCTCGGACAAGCCCTACATCTGCAAGGTGTGCGACAAATCCTACACCCACCCCAGCTCACTTAGGAAACACATGAAG GTGCACGAATCCCAGGGGTCGGACTCTTCCCCTGCCGCCAGCTCGGGGTACGAGTCCTCGACCCCCCCCGCGGTGGGCTCCGCCGGCAGTAAGGACTCCACTAAAACGCCGCCGGCCGCCCTTCAGAGTAACCCTGGCCACAACCCCGGACTGCCCCCCAATTTTAACGAGTGGTACGtgtga